A single region of the Solwaraspora sp. WMMD791 genome encodes:
- the cas3u gene encoding type I-U CRISPR-associated helicase/endonuclease Cas3 — protein MSVDRADFGAFFAAVRGGQQPFRWQERLLDHLLTTGRWPDQLVAPTGAGKTSVIDVHVFAVALMAASHPVRVPRRLALVVDRRALVDDQHAHATAIADLLATARGGRTVLARVAAALDSLRTGQVDPTASPLTVALLRGGAPPSRSWLDEPAGAAVLCATPDMWGSRLLLAGYGSRAQARPREAGLLAFDTVAVVDEAHLSRQLVTTARRVAELAAVADEPLGVPVLQVVETTATPHADAGVAVGVEADDLAVDAPLRQRLTSPKPVTLVPVPAWPIPKTGPAFKAGVAALADEAARLREAVRLRESVRLRDTHGGTVGCFVNSVAVAAAVAAELRARGLTVELICGRLRPYDVDRLRPPASNLLSLGGDPTVDVLVSTQSLEVGVDLDLAAAVTELAPGGALAQRAGRVNRLGLRPVTEISVLVPAGELPDAAQSGPYQRDDLAAALTWLAGRAADPAGLAPWALRDPRPPAPALRRDLLQRLELAQAWQLARTSDDLAAAAQDDLDLWLSDDLDAPDHEFGIVVRRALPADAADAVRLIEALPPRPHEVFPVSIRLATEICKRLNPGSVLVRPGEPAPRPLTEDERIRPGDELVIDDKNELFTSKVVDPDGTDRVDDVLDAVDDPKPGQVVLRIESNTAAHRRLLDAVAATIVDQDAPETPGAAELDPMEVAQLLRVHRDELTPRPMAVAAAALLDRPDTERAGAEVIPHWQESDDGKPQLARLIVVDLRKATDDDELRQTWTPRRRRVSLRQHAEAVADRAETVGDRLGMAPELVAVLRLAGLHHDDGKSDKRFQMWLNADLAEPLAKSGVRDARIIRRLRQKSGLPTGWRHEQLSVVRAWPTLSNQDDASRELIARLVGTSHGHGRHGFPHTAGQLVGDTDATAVDLFDEGRWDELIERTHRRWGVWGCAYLEALLRAADGQVSAEGS, from the coding sequence GTGAGCGTCGACCGCGCCGACTTCGGCGCCTTCTTCGCCGCCGTCCGTGGCGGGCAGCAGCCGTTCCGCTGGCAGGAGCGGCTGCTCGACCACCTGTTGACCACCGGCCGCTGGCCGGACCAGCTGGTCGCGCCGACCGGGGCCGGCAAGACCAGCGTCATCGACGTGCACGTGTTCGCGGTGGCGCTGATGGCCGCCAGCCACCCCGTACGGGTGCCGCGCCGGCTCGCCCTCGTCGTCGACCGCCGGGCCCTCGTCGACGACCAGCACGCACACGCGACGGCGATCGCCGACCTGTTGGCGACGGCCCGGGGCGGCCGGACCGTGCTGGCCCGGGTCGCCGCCGCGCTCGACTCGCTGCGTACCGGGCAGGTGGACCCGACCGCGAGTCCGCTGACGGTGGCCCTGCTGCGCGGCGGGGCGCCGCCGTCCCGGTCCTGGCTGGACGAACCGGCCGGTGCCGCCGTGCTCTGCGCCACCCCCGACATGTGGGGTTCGCGGCTGCTGCTCGCCGGGTACGGGTCGCGGGCGCAGGCCCGGCCTCGGGAAGCCGGCCTGCTCGCCTTCGACACCGTCGCCGTCGTCGACGAGGCGCATCTGTCCCGGCAGCTGGTGACCACCGCCCGCCGGGTGGCCGAACTGGCCGCCGTCGCCGACGAACCGCTCGGCGTACCGGTGCTGCAGGTCGTCGAGACGACCGCCACGCCGCACGCCGACGCCGGGGTGGCGGTCGGCGTCGAAGCCGACGACCTGGCCGTGGACGCGCCGCTGCGGCAGCGGCTGACCAGCCCGAAGCCGGTCACCCTGGTGCCGGTCCCGGCCTGGCCGATCCCGAAGACCGGCCCGGCCTTCAAAGCGGGCGTCGCGGCGCTGGCCGACGAGGCAGCCCGGCTGCGTGAGGCAGTACGGCTGCGTGAGTCAGTACGGCTGCGTGACACGCACGGCGGGACGGTCGGCTGCTTCGTCAACAGTGTCGCGGTTGCCGCCGCCGTCGCCGCCGAACTGCGCGCACGTGGCCTGACCGTCGAGTTGATCTGCGGGCGGCTGCGGCCGTACGACGTGGACCGGTTGCGACCGCCGGCGTCGAACCTGCTCAGCCTCGGCGGTGATCCGACGGTCGATGTCCTGGTCAGCACCCAGAGTCTCGAAGTCGGGGTAGACCTGGATCTGGCCGCTGCCGTGACCGAGCTCGCCCCCGGTGGGGCGCTCGCCCAGCGGGCCGGCCGGGTCAACCGGCTCGGCCTCCGTCCCGTCACCGAGATCAGCGTGCTGGTGCCGGCCGGCGAGCTGCCCGACGCGGCCCAGTCCGGGCCGTACCAGCGGGACGACCTGGCGGCCGCTCTCACCTGGCTGGCCGGGCGGGCCGCCGACCCGGCGGGCCTCGCCCCATGGGCGCTGCGCGACCCCCGGCCGCCGGCCCCGGCCCTGCGGCGCGACCTGCTGCAACGACTGGAGCTTGCGCAGGCGTGGCAGCTGGCCCGGACCAGCGACGACCTCGCCGCCGCCGCACAGGACGACCTCGACCTGTGGCTCTCCGACGACCTCGACGCCCCCGACCACGAGTTCGGCATCGTCGTGCGGCGGGCGCTGCCGGCCGACGCCGCCGACGCCGTACGGCTGATCGAAGCCCTGCCGCCCCGCCCGCACGAGGTGTTCCCGGTGTCGATCAGGCTGGCGACGGAGATCTGTAAGCGGCTGAATCCGGGATCGGTGCTGGTCCGGCCCGGAGAGCCCGCACCCCGTCCGTTGACTGAGGACGAGCGGATCCGCCCCGGTGACGAGCTCGTCATCGACGACAAGAACGAGCTGTTCACCTCCAAGGTCGTCGACCCGGACGGCACCGATCGGGTCGACGACGTGCTCGACGCCGTCGACGACCCGAAACCCGGCCAGGTGGTGCTGCGGATCGAATCGAATACGGCCGCGCACCGCCGATTGCTCGACGCCGTCGCCGCGACCATCGTCGACCAGGACGCCCCGGAGACTCCGGGTGCCGCCGAACTGGATCCGATGGAGGTCGCCCAACTGCTGCGGGTGCACCGCGACGAGCTGACGCCGCGCCCGATGGCGGTCGCAGCGGCCGCCCTGCTCGACCGGCCGGACACCGAACGGGCCGGGGCCGAGGTCATCCCGCACTGGCAGGAATCCGACGACGGCAAGCCCCAACTCGCCCGGTTGATCGTCGTTGACCTGCGGAAGGCAACCGATGACGACGAGTTGCGCCAGACGTGGACCCCACGCCGTCGCAGGGTGTCGCTTCGCCAGCACGCCGAGGCGGTAGCGGACCGGGCCGAAACGGTCGGCGACCGGCTCGGCATGGCCCCCGAGTTGGTGGCGGTGCTGCGCCTGGCCGGCTTGCACCACGACGACGGCAAATCAGACAAAAGGTTTCAAATGTGGCTCAATGCCGACCTGGCGGAGCCGCTGGCCAAGAGCGGTGTGCGGGACGCACGGATCATCCGGCGGCTGCGGCAGAAATCCGGGCTGCCGACCGGTTGGCGCCACGAACAGCTCTCCGTCGTCCGGGCCTGGCCGACGCTGTCCAACCAGGACGACGCCAGCCGGGAGCTGATCGCCCGGCTGGTCGGCACCAGCCACGGACACGGTCGGCACGGCTTCCCGCACACCGCTGGGCAGCTCGTCGGCGACACCGACGCTACCGCCGTCGACCTGTTCGACGAGGGCCGGTGGGACGAACTGATTGAACGAACCCACCGCCGGTGGGGGGTGTGGGGCTGCGCCTACCTGGAAGCGCTGCTCCGCGCCGCCGACGGGCAGGTCTCCGCGGAGGGCTCATGA
- a CDS encoding DUF87 domain-containing protein has translation MTEAALKALTHLQFSYTPTMNDVWRPAASHVDGLHTDVLRSILDGLALAKKNPDTSPIGVAVQGQRGVGKTHLLSRVRELTQLDGGYFFLINLLDANAFWHSVAVSMVDGLHQPVDDDGTTQLQMFLHRLVEGLELSIVTRMAVTGRAPMTVDRLNEFVAALSWSNRRIGIGCRDTARALALLAGIDPRAQDVANSWLLAGEEAEAGERLAWGIRPGRRLPQEIVSDVSRLLALTGPSVIAVDQVDGLIAQVANRSHVSGSPSTGAEEDGWRAAVSIDQVASGLMELRELTHRTLTVLSLLPVSWALIKSNAVDTAQDRFRETAPLESIPDADIGRTLVERRLAAHYAEVGFVPPYPSWPVRPEAFADAADFTPRQLLINVEKHIRACVRDGVVTEMTTLTALTTAAAETPTAEAKPTPTRPTTPGADGSSLGTLDQRYAELRAKAQVAGLLDPTNEDTQVPQLLAAGLRAWVWESADTDFEQDTIPARRPVLHARLRRTLDDTTGDEAHWAFRAIAAQHYNAELSRLRNACVAAGLAHGVANRRLFILRNDEWPRTPGRRRAVDKFIAAGGRTLPVTEDDLRSLVALRTLLAEEPDGLQDWLADRRPASRTSLLSAALVDVSREPAAPDGPGRESVAVDGYGPYLRVGADFDHGDPVRVELAALRKHVAIFAGSGSGKTVLIRRLVEECALLGVSAIVLDPNNDLARLGDPWPQPPAAWGDGDARAAADYLDATDVVVWTPGREGGRPLTFQPLPDFSGVRDDPDEFTQAVDSAVDALAPRAKVAASTAKAMRGQAVLRQALRHYGRHGATATLAGLIALLRDLPDGVSELTGAAAIAADLAENLEAARINDPMFGGTGESADPGTLLTPAPGKRARVSVISFVGLPGEEKRQGFVNQLQLALFSWIKRHPAGDRPLGGLLVMDEAQTLAPSGPITPCTRSTLMLASQARKYGLGLVFATQAPKGLHSQIPGNAATQFFGLLNAPVHIEAAREMARFKGGDVPDISRLSSGQFYVAVEGQPFRKARTPLCLTHHPASPLTAEDVLTRAQQKNVATRR, from the coding sequence ATGACCGAAGCGGCGCTGAAGGCACTCACGCATCTGCAGTTCAGCTACACCCCGACCATGAACGACGTCTGGCGGCCGGCGGCGTCCCACGTCGACGGGCTGCACACGGACGTGCTCCGGAGCATCCTCGACGGCCTGGCGCTGGCGAAGAAGAACCCGGACACCAGCCCCATCGGCGTCGCCGTGCAGGGCCAGCGCGGCGTGGGCAAGACGCATCTGCTCAGCCGGGTCCGCGAGCTGACTCAGCTCGACGGCGGCTACTTCTTCCTGATCAACCTGCTCGACGCCAACGCCTTCTGGCACAGCGTCGCCGTGTCCATGGTCGATGGTCTGCACCAGCCGGTGGACGACGACGGCACCACCCAGCTACAGATGTTCCTGCACCGGCTCGTCGAAGGCCTCGAACTGTCGATCGTGACCCGGATGGCGGTGACCGGCCGGGCCCCGATGACCGTCGACCGGCTCAACGAGTTCGTCGCCGCCCTGAGCTGGTCGAACCGTCGGATCGGGATCGGCTGCCGGGACACCGCCCGCGCGCTGGCCCTGCTCGCCGGCATCGACCCGCGAGCGCAGGACGTCGCCAACTCGTGGCTGCTCGCCGGCGAGGAGGCCGAGGCCGGTGAACGGCTCGCCTGGGGCATCCGGCCGGGCCGGCGGCTGCCGCAGGAGATCGTCTCCGACGTGTCGCGCCTGCTGGCGCTGACCGGACCGTCGGTCATCGCGGTCGACCAGGTCGACGGCCTGATCGCGCAGGTCGCCAACCGCAGCCACGTCTCCGGGTCGCCCAGCACCGGGGCGGAGGAGGACGGCTGGCGGGCGGCGGTCTCGATCGACCAGGTCGCCAGTGGCCTGATGGAGCTGCGGGAGCTGACCCATCGGACGCTGACGGTGCTGTCGCTGCTGCCCGTCTCCTGGGCGTTGATCAAGAGCAACGCGGTCGACACCGCCCAGGACCGGTTCCGGGAAACCGCCCCGCTCGAGTCGATCCCGGACGCCGACATCGGCCGGACCCTGGTCGAACGCCGGCTCGCCGCGCACTACGCCGAAGTCGGGTTCGTGCCGCCGTACCCGAGCTGGCCGGTGCGGCCCGAAGCGTTCGCCGACGCCGCCGATTTCACCCCGCGCCAGCTGCTGATCAACGTCGAGAAACACATCCGCGCCTGCGTCCGCGACGGCGTGGTCACCGAAATGACCACGCTCACCGCGCTCACCACTGCCGCCGCCGAGACGCCGACCGCCGAGGCGAAACCGACTCCGACGAGGCCGACGACACCGGGCGCTGACGGCTCGTCGTTGGGCACGCTCGATCAGCGGTACGCCGAACTGCGCGCAAAGGCGCAGGTAGCCGGACTGCTCGACCCGACCAACGAGGACACCCAGGTACCGCAGCTGCTCGCCGCCGGGCTGCGCGCCTGGGTCTGGGAAAGCGCGGACACCGACTTTGAGCAGGACACCATCCCGGCCCGCCGGCCGGTGCTGCACGCCCGGCTGCGGCGCACCCTCGACGACACGACCGGCGACGAGGCGCACTGGGCGTTCCGGGCCATCGCCGCCCAGCACTACAACGCCGAGCTGTCCCGGCTGCGCAACGCGTGCGTCGCCGCCGGGCTGGCCCACGGGGTCGCCAACCGGCGGCTGTTCATCCTGCGCAACGACGAGTGGCCGCGGACCCCGGGGCGGCGTAGGGCGGTGGACAAGTTCATCGCGGCTGGCGGGCGGACGCTGCCGGTCACCGAGGACGACCTGCGCAGCCTGGTCGCGTTGCGGACACTCCTCGCCGAGGAACCGGACGGACTGCAGGACTGGCTGGCGGACCGGCGCCCCGCCTCGCGTACCTCGTTGTTGTCGGCCGCGCTCGTTGACGTCTCCCGCGAACCGGCCGCACCCGACGGACCTGGTCGCGAGTCGGTCGCCGTCGACGGTTACGGACCGTACCTGCGGGTCGGTGCCGACTTCGATCACGGCGATCCGGTACGGGTGGAGCTGGCCGCGCTGCGCAAGCACGTCGCGATCTTCGCCGGCTCGGGATCCGGCAAGACCGTCCTGATCCGGCGACTGGTCGAGGAGTGCGCGTTGCTCGGCGTATCCGCGATCGTCCTGGACCCCAACAACGACCTGGCCCGCCTGGGCGACCCGTGGCCGCAGCCGCCAGCGGCGTGGGGTGACGGCGACGCGCGGGCCGCCGCCGACTACCTGGACGCCACCGACGTCGTGGTGTGGACGCCGGGCCGCGAGGGCGGCCGACCGTTGACGTTCCAGCCGCTGCCCGATTTTTCTGGTGTCCGCGACGATCCGGACGAGTTCACCCAGGCGGTGGACAGCGCAGTCGACGCGTTGGCCCCGCGCGCCAAGGTGGCAGCCAGCACAGCCAAGGCGATGCGCGGGCAGGCCGTGCTGCGGCAGGCGTTGCGCCACTACGGCCGGCACGGTGCCACGGCGACCCTCGCCGGGTTGATCGCCCTGCTCCGCGATCTGCCCGACGGGGTGAGTGAACTGACCGGAGCGGCGGCGATCGCCGCCGACCTGGCCGAGAATCTGGAAGCGGCGCGGATCAACGACCCGATGTTCGGCGGTACGGGGGAGTCCGCCGACCCGGGCACGTTGCTGACCCCGGCCCCGGGCAAACGTGCGCGCGTCTCGGTGATCAGTTTTGTCGGACTGCCGGGGGAGGAGAAACGGCAGGGCTTCGTCAACCAGCTTCAGCTCGCACTGTTCTCCTGGATCAAACGGCACCCGGCCGGGGACCGGCCGCTGGGTGGGCTGCTGGTGATGGACGAGGCGCAGACCCTCGCGCCCTCCGGGCCGATCACGCCCTGCACCCGCAGCACACTGATGCTCGCCTCCCAGGCCAGGAAGTACGGTCTCGGCCTGGTCTTCGCCACCCAGGCGCCGAAGGGTCTGCACAGTCAGATCCCCGGCAACGCGGCGACGCAGTTCTTCGGGCTGCTCAACGCGCCGGTGCACATCGAAGCGGCCCGGGAGATGGCCCGGTTCAAGGGCGGCGACGTGCCGGACATCTCCCGGCTGAGCAGCGGGCAGTTCTACGTCGCCGTCGAGGGGCAGCCGTTCCGCAAGGCCCGTACGCCGCTCTGCCTCACCCACCACCCGGCTAGCCCGCTGACCGCCGAAGACGTTCTCACCCGCGCCCAGCAGAAGAATGTCGCCACCAGACGATAG
- the cas2 gene encoding CRISPR-associated endonuclease Cas2, giving the protein MSLDDVRRYIVAYDVSDDVRRTRVAKKLESYGDRVQYSVFVVDARPAKILRLRAELTDMINQGTDSILFCDLGTLRERASRSLDVIGQGRPITGHGPAIL; this is encoded by the coding sequence ATGAGCCTCGACGACGTACGGCGCTACATCGTCGCGTACGACGTCTCGGACGACGTCCGCCGCACGCGGGTGGCCAAGAAGCTCGAATCGTACGGCGACCGCGTCCAGTACAGCGTGTTCGTCGTGGATGCCCGTCCGGCGAAGATCCTGCGGCTACGGGCCGAGCTGACCGACATGATCAACCAGGGTACGGATTCCATCCTGTTCTGCGACCTGGGTACGCTGCGGGAGCGCGCCAGCCGGTCCCTCGACGTGATCGGCCAGGGTCGGCCGATCACCGGCCACGGCCCCGCGATTCTGTAG
- the cas1 gene encoding CRISPR-associated endonuclease Cas1, whose product MTTPELLPISLVAHQAFCPRRAWLEAAGEATDTHQVQVGVQAHTPADDPTGSRSRRYRAVDVVSHDLGVYGRCDTVELDDDAAMTVVEHKATPVRRRPEVTEPMRIQVALLARALADMGYPVAGQAVYFTNHRVRVDITLSPADVAAAREMVAATVRTLDAAQAPPPLENDRRCSRCSHISVCLPDERPLAPVTRRIVVADPDTQVLHLTTPGSRAYVERGRIEVSKSGEKLGSFPIERVQGLVVHGNVDLSSGLIREILWRSLSVVWCTSTGRVTGWARPAQGPNGGPRLLQHVASHNGRIDLARQFVTAKIANQATLLRRLGDTPETVTRLRELQRAALDAPSLADLFGIEGEAAAGYFAQFLTMFRPKVVEAEALTFSVRTRRPARDPINAALNLCYGLLTADVLRAVVACGLDPHAGFLHSSGRNKPALALDLVEEFRAAVADSVVVTAFNNGEIRARDFTTVLGTTRISANGRKALIAGYERRVTGTFRHPIFGYEVTWRRAMEIQARLVLGVIDGTQPRYEGIKIR is encoded by the coding sequence ATGACGACGCCGGAACTGCTTCCGATCAGCCTGGTGGCGCACCAGGCGTTCTGCCCACGCCGGGCCTGGCTGGAAGCAGCCGGCGAGGCGACCGACACCCATCAGGTGCAGGTCGGCGTTCAGGCCCACACCCCGGCCGACGACCCGACCGGATCCCGGTCCCGGCGCTACCGGGCCGTCGACGTGGTCAGCCACGACCTCGGGGTGTACGGGCGCTGCGACACCGTCGAGCTCGACGACGACGCCGCGATGACCGTCGTCGAACACAAAGCCACCCCGGTGCGCCGCCGCCCGGAAGTCACCGAACCGATGCGGATCCAGGTGGCGTTGCTCGCTCGGGCGTTGGCGGACATGGGCTACCCGGTGGCCGGGCAGGCCGTCTACTTCACCAACCACCGGGTACGGGTCGACATCACCCTGTCGCCGGCGGATGTCGCCGCCGCCCGGGAGATGGTGGCGGCAACCGTGCGTACGCTCGACGCCGCGCAGGCCCCGCCGCCGTTGGAGAACGACCGGCGCTGCTCCCGCTGCTCACACATCAGCGTCTGCCTGCCCGACGAACGCCCACTCGCGCCGGTGACCCGCCGGATCGTCGTCGCCGACCCGGACACCCAGGTGCTGCACCTGACCACGCCCGGCTCACGGGCGTACGTCGAGCGTGGCCGGATCGAGGTCAGCAAGAGCGGCGAGAAGCTCGGGTCGTTTCCGATCGAACGGGTGCAGGGCCTGGTGGTGCACGGCAACGTCGACCTGTCCAGCGGCCTGATCCGGGAGATCCTGTGGCGCAGCCTGTCCGTGGTGTGGTGCACCAGCACCGGCCGGGTCACCGGCTGGGCCCGGCCAGCGCAGGGACCTAACGGCGGCCCGCGACTACTGCAGCACGTCGCCTCCCACAACGGGCGTATTGACCTGGCCCGCCAGTTCGTCACCGCGAAGATCGCCAACCAGGCGACCCTGCTGCGCCGGCTCGGCGACACCCCGGAGACGGTGACCCGGCTGCGCGAGCTGCAACGCGCAGCCCTCGACGCGCCGTCCCTGGCCGACCTGTTCGGCATCGAAGGTGAGGCCGCCGCCGGCTATTTCGCTCAGTTCCTCACCATGTTCCGGCCGAAGGTCGTCGAGGCGGAAGCGCTGACCTTCTCCGTACGGACCCGACGCCCGGCCCGCGATCCGATCAACGCCGCGTTGAACCTCTGCTACGGGCTGCTGACCGCCGACGTGCTCCGGGCTGTCGTCGCCTGCGGGCTCGACCCGCACGCCGGGTTCCTGCACAGCAGCGGACGCAACAAGCCGGCGTTGGCCCTCGACCTGGTCGAGGAGTTCCGGGCAGCCGTCGCCGACTCGGTGGTCGTCACCGCATTCAACAACGGCGAGATCCGCGCCCGCGACTTCACCACGGTGCTCGGCACCACCCGGATCAGCGCGAACGGACGGAAAGCGCTCATCGCCGGTTACGAACGCCGGGTAACCGGCACGTTCCGGCATCCGATCTTCGGCTACGAGGTGACCTGGCGACGCGCGATGGAGATCCAGGCGCGGCTGGTGCTCGGCGTGATCGACGGGACACAGCCCCGCTACGAGGGGATCAAGATCCGATGA
- a CDS encoding DUF397 domain-containing protein, whose protein sequence is MKPDTPWFTSSRSAGNGGECVEARRHAGRAEVRDSKDRTGPTLTFTATQWGIFTTALQTGALPH, encoded by the coding sequence ATGAAGCCAGACACCCCCTGGTTCACCTCCAGCCGCAGCGCCGGCAACGGCGGCGAGTGCGTCGAGGCCCGCCGGCACGCCGGCCGCGCTGAGGTACGCGACAGCAAGGACCGCACCGGCCCCACCCTCACCTTCACCGCCACGCAGTGGGGCATCTTCACTACCGCCCTGCAAACCGGCGCGCTCCCCCACTGA
- the cas7u gene encoding type I-U CRISPR-associated RAMP protein Csb1/Cas7u, which yields MRSLDLDVLLAAGSPGGSSCLTSTTMLEPAGGRHTSVAPAKFAPERGKGSVYAYEQRFLGDESRYAAIIDSKQSQLNRAEQALAQAIEDGHPLLSRVPHVQVTYERDGAVERYYDLTLPHRVFDGHIRAGTIDGVPTTQTATYRAVRDASPANARALLETSPITLVFGGWDSSRRSRQGRWRSALVGEIVGFVAASRDETGALTEPKPGRRGGARVDPVGMQINLDKKTMTETVNRQQAELSPVTHSKILKAAGAIKAGTRESASALGLGGIPPTLDQLAGVACDTIIRTHVLSFATLRQMRFGAGVDGDAACRALLAALALNALARSDAELCLRANCDLVEAEQPKVRLDQRGGSFADVEPLSIDAADLLLGEALAHAEKVADITWSGLAMRVDGNPDIVSGAVETGDGE from the coding sequence GTGCGTTCGTTGGATCTTGATGTGTTGCTGGCCGCCGGGTCGCCCGGTGGGTCGAGCTGTCTGACGTCGACGACCATGTTGGAGCCGGCCGGTGGCCGGCACACCTCGGTCGCGCCGGCCAAGTTCGCCCCCGAGCGCGGGAAGGGGTCGGTGTACGCGTACGAGCAGCGCTTCCTCGGTGACGAGAGCCGCTACGCCGCGATCATCGACTCCAAGCAGTCCCAGCTCAACCGGGCAGAGCAGGCCCTCGCTCAGGCTATCGAGGACGGACACCCGCTGCTGTCGCGGGTGCCGCACGTGCAGGTCACCTACGAGCGGGACGGCGCGGTCGAGCGCTACTACGACCTGACACTGCCGCACCGGGTCTTCGACGGTCACATTCGCGCCGGCACGATCGACGGGGTGCCGACGACGCAGACGGCGACGTACCGGGCGGTGCGGGACGCGAGCCCGGCCAACGCGCGAGCGCTGCTGGAGACCAGCCCGATCACGCTGGTCTTCGGCGGCTGGGATTCGAGTCGACGCAGCCGGCAGGGCCGGTGGCGCAGCGCCCTGGTCGGCGAGATCGTCGGCTTCGTCGCGGCGAGCCGGGACGAGACTGGCGCCCTGACCGAGCCCAAGCCCGGCCGTCGGGGCGGGGCGCGGGTCGATCCGGTCGGTATGCAGATCAACCTCGACAAGAAGACGATGACCGAGACGGTGAACCGGCAGCAGGCCGAACTGAGCCCGGTCACGCATAGCAAGATCCTCAAGGCAGCTGGTGCGATCAAGGCCGGCACCAGGGAGTCGGCGTCCGCGCTCGGCCTCGGTGGCATCCCGCCGACCCTGGACCAGCTGGCCGGCGTCGCCTGCGACACGATCATCCGTACGCACGTGTTGTCCTTCGCGACGCTGCGGCAGATGCGCTTCGGTGCCGGCGTCGACGGCGACGCAGCCTGCCGGGCGCTGCTGGCCGCGTTGGCGCTCAACGCACTCGCCCGTTCCGATGCCGAGTTGTGCCTGCGGGCCAACTGCGACCTGGTCGAGGCCGAGCAGCCGAAGGTCCGGCTCGACCAGCGCGGCGGATCGTTCGCCGACGTCGAGCCGCTGAGCATCGACGCCGCCGACCTGCTGCTCGGCGAGGCCCTCGCACACGCCGAGAAGGTCGCCGACATCACCTGGTCGGGTCTGGCGATGCGGGTCGACGGCAACCCGGACATCGTCTCCGGCGCGGTCGAAACGGGTGACGGCGAGTGA
- the csb2 gene encoding type I-U CRISPR-associated protein Csb2: MSFAIVAEPVLGVYKGHIGSGELDPLPSPARLHAALLCAAAQGVRAVPDGDSLQPCDTDREALRWLEANPPDGIAVPQTLPNGGAATAYRQEGLIVKEGRGPLAAKLVGKPAVTGVAVTGRYAWTWEQPPPEPVAAALAALCPEVPYLGTTESPVRLVVAEAEPTHRLDPDADLFTGDGLDLAVAVAGRSDALEAAHRETSAAPPLKSDAHRSSEKTVAPPTVTAGVELGRYARTEQSPPLTPWTSVLLFGMEKPVPPELRVRYAVAVHRALISLVGDGAPAILTGAYADRAPQPANRCAIQFVGPDAPHVGGTALALLLPRDADDIDLTLIRMAAHHLRQVKVAAGPFTVKPPVEVAADEFWPEPAAGTQRWWQTDPVAVPESRPPRGRVRAWSLTDAAALSVALVWRDEFETVPDRGEARYEALARAASARGVRVESAVRVMDGDVSRYVHKVHQDTIIQPYRAVLNLGNLTGPRTIAAIGQSRHLGGGLLVPRDLPEAIARRLAR, from the coding sequence GTGAGCTTCGCGATCGTCGCCGAGCCGGTCCTCGGCGTCTACAAGGGGCACATCGGCAGTGGCGAGCTCGACCCGCTGCCGTCGCCGGCCCGGCTGCACGCCGCCCTGCTCTGCGCTGCCGCCCAAGGGGTGCGGGCGGTCCCCGACGGTGACAGTCTGCAGCCCTGCGACACCGACCGGGAGGCGCTGCGCTGGCTGGAGGCCAACCCGCCGGACGGCATCGCCGTGCCGCAGACCCTGCCCAACGGCGGGGCGGCGACGGCGTACCGGCAGGAGGGTCTGATCGTCAAGGAAGGCCGCGGCCCGCTGGCGGCGAAGCTGGTCGGTAAGCCGGCGGTGACCGGTGTCGCGGTGACCGGACGGTACGCATGGACCTGGGAGCAGCCGCCGCCGGAGCCGGTCGCCGCCGCGCTGGCCGCGCTCTGCCCGGAGGTGCCCTACCTCGGCACGACCGAGTCGCCGGTGCGCCTCGTCGTCGCCGAGGCCGAGCCGACGCACCGCCTCGACCCCGACGCCGACCTGTTCACCGGCGACGGGCTCGACCTGGCGGTAGCCGTCGCCGGCCGGTCGGACGCCCTGGAAGCGGCGCATCGGGAGACGTCAGCCGCGCCGCCGCTGAAGTCCGACGCGCACAGGTCGAGTGAGAAGACGGTCGCGCCGCCGACGGTGACCGCCGGCGTCGAACTCGGCCGGTACGCCCGCACGGAGCAGTCGCCACCGCTGACGCCGTGGACGTCGGTGCTCCTGTTCGGCATGGAGAAGCCAGTCCCGCCGGAGCTGCGGGTGCGGTACGCGGTCGCCGTACACCGGGCGTTGATCTCGCTCGTCGGCGACGGTGCCCCCGCGATCCTCACCGGAGCGTACGCGGACCGCGCGCCGCAGCCGGCGAACCGGTGTGCGATCCAATTCGTCGGCCCGGACGCGCCGCACGTCGGCGGCACCGCGCTGGCGTTGCTGCTGCCCCGCGACGCCGACGACATCGACCTGACCCTGATCCGGATGGCGGCGCACCACCTGCGGCAGGTCAAGGTCGCCGCCGGCCCGTTCACGGTCAAGCCGCCGGTCGAAGTCGCGGCCGACGAGTTCTGGCCGGAGCCGGCCGCCGGCACGCAGCGCTGGTGGCAGACCGACCCGGTCGCCGTACCGGAGAGCCGGCCGCCACGCGGACGCGTCCGCGCCTGGTCCCTCACCGACGCCGCCGCGCTGTCGGTCGCCCTGGTCTGGCGCGACGAGTTCGAAACGGTGCCGGACCGGGGAGAAGCCCGCTACGAGGCGTTGGCCCGGGCGGCGTCCGCGCGCGGGGTCCGGGTCGAATCAGCGGTACGGGTGATGGACGGCGACGTCAGCCGCTACGTCCACAAGGTGCACCAGGACACGATCATCCAGCCGTACCGGGCGGTGCTCAACCTCGGCAACCTGACCGGCCCCCGGACGATCGCCGCCATCGGGCAGAGCCGGCACCTCGGCGGCGGCCTGCTGGTGCCCCGGGACCTGCCGGAAGCCATCGCCCGACGGCTGGCCCGGTGA